The Tripterygium wilfordii isolate XIE 37 chromosome 1, ASM1340144v1, whole genome shotgun sequence sequence agagagaaaggaatGCAGTAATTTTATTGTATTAGACAGTTTTTAAGAAAAAGTCACCATTCACCACCATTAGAGCATTAAATTGGATGGCTTTTAAGTATTGTATATAGATTATGGAGGTTGCTCATTCTTTGGCATGGAAAAGATAGCTTGATAAGTTGCTAAAGATTTGACATGTCAACAGGTAAACCACAGCTAAGGCCCTACAGGACCCTTGCAATCACTAGAGGTTTTGGAATGGATGTTTCAAAGAGAAGAATAATGATCACTATTTGAGTGGTAGACCAGTTAACTAAGCTACTTCATTTCTTTGCCAATCTAAATGACTTATTTCAAAGAGCAACTAGTGGTGGTGTGTGTTAAGGAATTTGTGAGACTTTATGGAGCTCCAATACCTGTAATGATGAATAGAGATTTGATTTTCACCACCCACTTTGCAAAGCACCATGGGTAAGAATTTGAGATTTAACACCTTTTTAATTACATCCACAACCGTATAAATAATTGGGACAAACCATTTCAACAGATGGGATCGAATTCTAGGGTGTTGGCATAACTGTTGAGTCCCCCTCTTACAACAAACCACCAAACTAGCATCAGGTTGGCTCCATTTGAGGGTTTGTAAAGTAAGAAGGATAATGGCCCAATTGGTTGAGATGAATGTGACAGAAACTTTTAAATCTTCTCTACTGTTTTAATTGGCATTGCAAGGACTACTAAGGTATATATTTTCAAACCTGGGTGGAGGATCCATCCCAACCGCCTTCCAGTCAAGCATTGCTTGGTGCAGGAATTGCCATGTAGAGAAGAATATCCCACCAAAAACAGAATCTCGAACAACTCCAGATCTAAGACCTCTCCATAATGCAGACCATCCTTCCAAAGAGACAACATCTAATGGCCTCTTAACATCACAAACTGAAGGTGGCTTCCCAGAACCAGTTATCATCCATGGGTACTTTTGCAAGGCACCTACCATATGGGAATGCTTGGATGTTAAGGTAGATAGAAGGCCGACAGAATGGTTAACTGCCGTCTTATCTTGAATATATCCAGGAAGTAACTTTGCAATCACAGGTGCAACAGCACTGCTTTCTGTAACTGATGTAAGATTTGGAATGCGAGAGGCAGAGGCCACTTGTGCACGGGTTTTAATCAGCTCAAATGGGGAGCTTATGAGTGATTCCATAGCACCAGAAACCATTCCTGCCATGAGGGCCTCAGAGACATACAAATCCTCTCTGCGGCCATCTGCCAAGAGAGcaatttaaacaaaattaagGGTTACAAACAGTAAACATATAATTAGGCAAAAACATTTTATGTAGAACAATTCCATTACACAAGCCTCCGTAGAAGAGGCGGGGTAGGAGAattgcaagatgtacgcagccTTACCCCACCAATGCAAGATTTGAAACAATAATCCCAAGGTTCAAGGTTCAGTAAAGCAACTTACCTTTTGGCGACCGATTTTAATTACCAAAATAATATACAACGCCAAGGGAAGATCAAGGTGGGGGATTAGTCTACACTCATTTACATGCAACATTTAGACACAGACTATTATACAAGCAGCCTAttatctccaaatcttcatacTTCTGCAACTCAATCTCATAAGTTTCACCATTATGAATCCTCAAAAATTCTCCAAAGCATTGACTAGTTTGAATCTTATATTTACTCCAAAAATGAAGTACTTTTCATGATGCTATTTAAGGCAGTAAACTTCTCATAATTCCCTAAGGTTCAAATTTCACATAATGCCCAGCCAATTGATGGAACATGTATGACACGAGAAGTAAACTCAAGGGAATTGGACAATGTTATTCCATGTAATTCTTTTACTGCCAATTAGCCACAATTTGGCACATCTGCACTGTACCAGTAAATCTGTACAGACCAATGCAAACTGTCCTTGTTATTTATTGCGAAATTTTATCATTGAAACATATATTGATCAGGTCTTCAATatgataaaattaaaaataggcAGCTATATATATCACCTAGCATGTGACATTAGAGAAAACTGCGATGATGAAAGAATAAAAAGTAGATTGACAACCATACCTTTATAAATTGCTGACAGAATTTCAAAGACTCCAAACCGAGCTCCCACGCTAAAAATTCTCCCCAAATTCAACCACATAAAACCATTATACAAACCTACAACATCCATGATTACGAAATATTTCAATTGCATGCAAGACTCAAAGGTAGAAAACACATGTTTACATGATGCGCTCCCACAAACGGAGAATGCAAAGCATGAGAGACTGATAGAATTAACGTACATCGAATATACACATTAGGGTGATCGTTGTGTCCATCACATGTAGCTATCAGCCAATGCATGCAACATGTCGATATATACAATGCTCAGTGCATTTTCAGTTTCACAGAATCTCATACCAGGAGAGTAATTCAAGTCAAGTTaaagagctaaactagaaaaaaatGTCAGACAATGTGGACACTACGTAACACTCAACCAAAGGATGATTAAAAAACCAAGACATATGTAGAGGGCAATTATGCTTCCATTATAATCTTCATTGGGTATTTGATGTTTCATGTTTGTTCCGTTAGTTGTTGCTTAACTGTGAGACACATCACATACCATTTTGAACTTTATTTTGCTATCTGATAAATAAATTTGCAGATTTCTGTTCTGTCTAGTCCTAACTAACATATTCTCAACTGCCTAAGGAACCTTAACGCTACTTATTCTCTCTTCTTTATTGAGTTATTCCTATTCTCCTTCTTTTTCCTCAAGTTCTCTCTTCTCCATATTCCATAAGTGATAGTGCCACAGGGAAATGATTCTCCTAGagttttcatgcttcaaaaacTTCTCATAATCATTTACATTTGTATTAACCAAATAGATGACCGAAAAGTTGAtcagtagaacaagttatattgATAACTGAACCAAAATACATTAAAAGCTATAATTCAAGAAACCAAATAAACCATCCTCATACAATTACATCATATATAATTAAGTAAATTGCTCaaacaacaaaaccaaaaaatagcATAGAATTACAGTTAAGTTTGTCCAACTTGTTAcaagaattaaaatattaaaatcaaaaACTGTAATTAAGGATTAAGCAACAGTTTTGGAGGAGTGACCTGAATTTCCAGATAATGTTTGAACTCTATGTAAAGTCTGAGAAACAGTTAATGGTTTATGGGAGCCCGAGCCTACCTGCAAAAACGATGAAATACTTAAGCACGCAAAAGGATACACACATTACTGCAAAAACATGTAGACCCCAAAACCACCTACAAcatacataaaataaacataaaccTGGATAAGTGTTTTGATGGTATCAAGAGGGTAGGTGAAAGCTGTGCCCAGGGTTACTGATCCAGCAGCAGCAATCGCATGGGTTGCAAACAATTGATTTTTCAACAGTTCATCCAtctgaaaaataaaatcctCGCTGAATCAAATTCAGTTAAAGGCATGATTAGATCATCAACTAGGCATTATCTCAGAATTCAAAAAGCACCTACATATCTCTTTACTTACTAAAACTTGTTCCCTCAACAATCATTAAATTCAGTTAATCTATCATTTCTGCAAAAGTACTTATATATTTTCTAGCTTCTTTACACACACTACATCTAGTCAAGTGAATTTATATCTTTTCTGAAGTCGCAATCATCCTATACATAAGCTAAAATAAAATTGCGTATGACATATAGAAGAAATAATAAAGGATCACAATCACAAgactaattaaataattttctacCCTAAACATAACCTAGAGATGAGAGTGCTAGTTTTGAGCAGAAGAAAAGGGGGCACGTTCATGCTAATTTTGAGCAAGCAAAGTATGATTCAACAAGGGCTCAAGGTATCAATTCGAGCAAGAAACTGAACATTATACTTGCTGTAAATCCTCCTTACACCACTATAGCCTTGCCCATATAAGAACAACCAATTTGTGTTGTTGCACCACGGGACTTTCACGAAATTCAAAAAACCCTGACGCCCAAACCAAACGAGAACACCCTCACCAAAACAAATTCTGCTTATCGACAGAAAAATCAAATTCCTCTCCATTCAGGattaaaaagaaaggaaagaagataCCTGTTGGAGGAATTGATCAGTTGCGGTAGAAGAATGAAGAGAGGAAATGATAATTTATGGTGGCTGAGAGGAACTCCTCGGTGGTTCCTAGTCCGGACTGGGAGGAGAATGGTTTTCTAGGGTGACAGAGGGTAAATTTGTAATTTCATGTGTAtagtattataatttataaccgTTGAACAAAGTATCAAACGCTAGTCAATTCCCACTACTACCCAgggttttgacattttttagggttttggtaATGGCATTGCTTTGGATGAATTCATGCCCCTGTAACCCGTTGATCCAAACCCGCAAGTGGTATCCTGCAATTCCAAGACCCTCAATCTCAGAAAGCCTATCTGCAACTCCGATTATTATTCACACTGTCCGTTCAAAAGGGGTTTCTGAAACACCGACTAAACGTTCCCAATCATTTCCAATCACTTGCTGTAACCCGAGTTCGGGACCTTCAATAGCGGTTTCCCAGTCTCCATCAGCAGGAGTCTTCATTAAAGGTAACTTCTTTTCTTCATAAATCTATCTGTTGGAGATGgattttctgggttttgttgtTTGGATACAGAGAAATGGCAGAATCTAAATTGGGAATTAGTCCTTTTCTTTGATAATTACTTTTGACTATTGTTCAAGTATTTGGGATATAACTAGAGGCACTAGTTTGTTGCATTGCTCGCTACATTGGAAGTGGCTTAAGAACTGGTCACTGTTGACTGGATCTTTTTTCTTAGAACCTGTCACCACTGCGAGAGCCTTGTGTAGTGAGCGTGATTTAAAACGCGTGACTGTTCGCTATATAGATGAACTTATTTAGAGGGTAATGAAATGAACTTTCAGAGATAGTTTTAGCAGAACTGGAACACTTGACACGCACATTAGTGTTTGTACTTCAAAAGTAACATTTTTCTCATCAGCTTGTTACTATAGCTGCTCTTAGGATATGTTCATGTGTTGTTTTCAGCCTTTTTGAGGTAATAAACTCTTTCTTGTACCTGGTATCAGTAAAGTTGGATCTTGGTTTATGCTTGTCATAGCAACTCTATTGGCTTTAGTCTCATTCCTGTTAATCGGCATTTGTATTTGATCGATACTTGTTCTGTCACTTGTATTACCGAAGGTGCAAAAACAGAAATTACATGGGAGCTAGGCAAATAGTATCAAGGAAGTTTTTACAAGGTTGGGAAGACCAGAActtaaaacaataaaaccaCTTTTGAATGAAAGATACTACTGAAGACTCGTTGGAGTTGAACATTCTATTGTTATTTCTAGCCAAACCAGCAAACTGATGGACATCAGGATTAACTGAATAGCCAAACCAGTCGAACTACCCCGCTTTGTTGCTTGTTAAAGTTTTTCGTCATGTGACTACTCTGGAGAGAATGGCAACTCTGTTTGTTAGAGTAGTCGGAGTTTAAGGAGTCGCAaagtgacattttttttttcatgaccaCATAATAAGGAGTTGCTATTGGTTGGTGTTTATTCATTGATCTAATTTCCAGTTAAAAGTTTTCTCTGCCATTGCTTTTGCGTAGAACATCTATTTTGCTGAATTATTCTGAGATAAGTGATGCAGGACTGCCAAAATCGACATCTGAGGGATGCTTGAAGAAGGTGTTTTCACAGTTTGGGGAAGTAAACCAAGGTGAACTCCTGTGCTGTTCGTTTTGTCGTATTGCATCCTTATATGATCTACTTAGTAGTTTATCTCGGCTATAACAAACGTTAGAATTGGGGCAGTGGATCATTTTTCAGTCATTCATTGAATGATAAATCACTACAAGTGAGGGAGATAGACGGTTTAAATAGCGGAAGATCCAATATTTAAAAATTGTATCTAATATGACTGGAAAAGTGGAAACAAGACCAGATATAATTTGATCATTATGAGTAAATCCAAAATCTTTGTAGATAGAACCAATCATTAGTTCCCAACCGTGGGGTGAATGAAATCCTATACATAAATCAGTTAATAAAAGAATAGAAAAAGCTTTTATTGTGTCGCTTAAGTTATATAGGAATTCTTGAACCCAAGAATTAAGAAAACGAAGTTCTTGATTACCTAGAATAGAATAACCGCTTAAAATAAGGAAATAGATTATATTTGTCGAGAACTGGAAAATCATATGGATACCATCCTCATTGTACATCTTGATCAATCTGTCTTACTTTTTGACATTGTTGGCAGTCAAAATATGTATGGATGGAAATACCAAGGAGTCCTTAGGATATGCTTTCCTTTGGTTTAGCGACGAAGAGTCTACTCAATCGGCCattgaagaaatgaatggaAAGGTATGAATGTTAACTCATAGCCAATAAATTCCCTTTCTGATTGTGAAGAGCTAGTGAGAACTATATTTCATTACTCATAGCGTCTGTTCGCTCTTTAGTTTTTTGATGGCAGATTTATTTTTGTAACTGCTGCAAAGCCACAGTCTACCAAACGCAAACACAGGCGGACGGAAAGACCATACAAGTTCTAATCTTGAGTACCATTTTCTTCTCCTCAAACACAGCAAACTAAATCAGGCCCAGTGCTGTATAGAGAGTAAACAATCCAATTTTGTATGTAGTTATATCAAGATGTAAGACAGTGTCATACCCTGTTTATATTCTACTGGCAAGGTTGTGTGTGATCTGGTACTACCTCCCCTGGAATATAGTGGACGATTGATCATTTGCTTTTCAGGCGATTACTTCATATTATCAGTAACAATGAAAATTGCATGTATTATtccttttgatttgtttattaaaaaaaggaagCGATtatgttaaataaaaaat is a genomic window containing:
- the LOC120006357 gene encoding uncharacterized protein LOC120006357 isoform X1, with amino-acid sequence MDELLKNQLFATHAIAAAGSVTLGTAFTYPLDTIKTLIQVGSGSHKPLTVSQTLHRVQTLSGNSGLYNGFMWLNLGRIFSVGARFGVFEILSAIYKDGRREDLYVSEALMAGMVSGAMESLISSPFELIKTRAQVASASRIPNLTSVTESSAVAPVIAKLLPGYIQDKTAVNHSVGLLSTLTSKHSHMVGALQKYPWMITGSGKPPSVCDVKRPLDVVSLEGWSALWRGLRSGVVRDSVFGGIFFSTWQFLHQAMLDWKAVGMDPPPRFDEEIGPLAPLAVSLAAGFSGSVAAAGSHCFDTAKVRSQCTVLPKYISMERKFLKWNRPGNRFERVTGIHPSDRNLLFRGIWLRMARSGLASFMIVGGYFLTIDHIFSS
- the LOC120006357 gene encoding uncharacterized protein LOC120006357 isoform X2, with the protein product MWLNLGRIFSVGARFGVFEILSAIYKDGRREDLYVSEALMAGMVSGAMESLISSPFELIKTRAQVASASRIPNLTSVTESSAVAPVIAKLLPGYIQDKTAVNHSVGLLSTLTSKHSHMVGALQKYPWMITGSGKPPSVCDVKRPLDVVSLEGWSALWRGLRSGVVRDSVFGGIFFSTWQFLHQAMLDWKAVGMDPPPRFDEEIGPLAPLAVSLAAGFSGSVAAAGSHCFDTAKVRSQCTVLPKYISMERKFLKWNRPGNRFERVTGIHPSDRNLLFRGIWLRMARSGLASFMIVGGYFLTIDHIFSS
- the LOC120001229 gene encoding organelle RRM domain-containing protein 6, chloroplastic-like — its product is MALLWMNSCPCNPLIQTRKWYPAIPRPSISESLSATPIIIHTVRSKGVSETPTKRSQSFPITCCNPSSGPSIAVSQSPSAGVFIKGLPKSTSEGCLKKVFSQFGEVNQVKICMDGNTKESLGYAFLWFSDEESTQSAIEEMNGKFFDGRFIFVTAAKPQSTKRKHRRTERPYKF